A single region of the Streptomyces caelestis genome encodes:
- a CDS encoding MFS transporter, translated as MPSASGTTPGKLPFVVWVLAAGTFLMGTTEFVVAGLLPELAGDLGVSVSHAGLLITAFAIGMIIGSPTMALATLRLPQRRTLILALAVFCLGHLVAALSTSFTIVLAARVVTALATGAFWSVGFVVATTAAGPHNATRATGVMIGGLTLANVVGVPIGSFAGQFTGWRGPFWALAVLSGLAAVFIGRFIPAQEQRVEVSIRAEVRALRQGRLWLALAAAMLIMGGVLATYTYVTPLLTDRAGIPAGAVPLVLIAFGVGALGGTTTGGRLGDRRPMVTTITAAAATALVLLLMIPLSGNPLTATLLVFLMGLTGFTVNPVVTALAMRFAGDAPTLTSALTTSAFNTGIAAGSAIAGMALDSSLGLTGPPLVGTVIAALTLLPLIALAVHGASHKGRIVAQSSAPTDARRDEPAQVPSQH; from the coding sequence ATGCCTTCCGCGTCCGGGACCACCCCCGGCAAGCTTCCCTTCGTCGTCTGGGTGCTCGCCGCCGGCACGTTCCTGATGGGGACCACCGAGTTCGTCGTCGCCGGTCTCCTGCCGGAACTGGCCGGTGACCTCGGAGTCAGCGTCTCCCACGCCGGCCTGCTGATCACCGCCTTCGCCATCGGCATGATCATCGGCTCGCCGACCATGGCCCTTGCGACCCTGCGTCTTCCCCAGCGCCGGACCCTGATCCTCGCCCTGGCCGTCTTCTGCCTCGGACACCTCGTCGCCGCCCTGAGTACCTCCTTCACGATCGTCCTCGCCGCCCGCGTCGTGACAGCCCTGGCCACCGGAGCGTTCTGGTCCGTCGGCTTCGTCGTCGCCACCACCGCCGCAGGCCCGCACAACGCCACCCGCGCCACGGGCGTCATGATCGGAGGGCTGACCCTGGCCAACGTCGTCGGCGTGCCGATCGGGTCCTTCGCCGGCCAGTTCACCGGCTGGCGCGGCCCCTTCTGGGCCCTGGCCGTCCTCTCCGGGCTCGCCGCCGTGTTCATCGGCCGCTTCATCCCGGCCCAGGAGCAGCGCGTCGAGGTGTCCATCAGGGCAGAGGTCCGGGCTCTGCGTCAGGGCCGGCTGTGGCTGGCGCTCGCCGCCGCGATGCTGATCATGGGCGGTGTCCTGGCGACGTACACCTATGTCACGCCGCTGCTGACCGACCGCGCCGGCATCCCCGCAGGCGCCGTACCGCTCGTCCTCATCGCCTTCGGCGTGGGCGCCCTGGGGGGCACCACCACCGGAGGCCGCCTGGGCGACCGGCGTCCCATGGTCACCACCATCACGGCCGCCGCGGCCACCGCCCTGGTCCTGCTCCTGATGATCCCGCTGTCCGGCAACCCGCTGACAGCCACCCTGCTCGTCTTCCTCATGGGCCTGACCGGCTTCACGGTCAACCCGGTCGTCACCGCCCTCGCCATGCGCTTCGCCGGCGACGCGCCCACCCTCACCTCGGCGCTGACCACCTCCGCCTTCAACACGGGCATCGCCGCCGGATCGGCGATCGCCGGTATGGCCCTGGACTCCTCCCTCGGCCTGACCGGCCCGCCCCTGGTCGGCACCGTCATCGCCGCCCTCACCCTCCTCCCGCTGATCGCCCTCGCCGTCCACGGCGCCTCCCACAAGGGTCGGATCGTGGCCCAGAGCAGCGCTCCCACTGACGCGCGGCGCGACGAACCCGCGCAGGTGCCGTCGCAGCACTGA
- a CDS encoding SDR family NAD(P)-dependent oxidoreductase — translation MNPSYDFTGQVALVTGAGAGMGLATAREFAAAGAAVALTDIDEAALDAAAKELTDAGHQVLALTCDVSDEDQVAVAVDRTVEAFGRLDMAYNNAGIQIPPSDAADEPAERFDRVNAINLRGVWACMKHELRHMRAQGSGAIVNCSSLGGLVGLPGRASYHASKHGVIGLTTSAALEYAPRGIRVNAICPGTIDTPMVSDMIAKGELDRAEAEADQPINRLGTAEEIAQAVLWLCSPGAGFVVGVALPVDGGYVAR, via the coding sequence ATGAACCCCAGCTACGACTTCACCGGCCAGGTCGCCCTCGTCACCGGGGCCGGCGCCGGTATGGGCCTGGCGACCGCCCGCGAGTTCGCCGCGGCCGGAGCCGCGGTCGCCCTCACCGACATCGACGAAGCGGCCCTCGACGCGGCCGCGAAGGAACTCACCGACGCCGGCCACCAAGTCCTCGCCCTCACCTGCGATGTCAGCGACGAGGACCAGGTCGCCGTCGCGGTCGACCGCACCGTGGAGGCCTTCGGTCGCCTGGACATGGCCTACAACAACGCCGGCATCCAGATCCCGCCCAGCGACGCCGCCGACGAACCCGCCGAACGGTTCGACCGCGTCAACGCCATCAACCTGCGCGGGGTGTGGGCGTGCATGAAGCACGAGTTGCGGCACATGCGGGCTCAGGGCAGCGGAGCCATCGTCAACTGCTCCTCCCTCGGCGGCCTCGTCGGCCTCCCCGGCCGCGCCTCCTACCACGCCTCCAAACACGGCGTGATCGGTCTGACCACCAGCGCCGCACTCGAATACGCCCCGCGCGGCATCCGCGTCAACGCGATCTGCCCCGGCACCATCGACACACCCATGGTCAGCGACATGATCGCCAAGGGAGAACTCGACCGCGCCGAGGCCGAGGCCGACCAGCCCATCAACCGGCTCGGCACCGCCGAGGAGATCGCCCAGGCCGTCCTGTGGCTGTGCAGCCCCGGAGCGGGCTTCGTCGTAGGCGTCGCCCTCCCCGTGGACGGCGGCTACGTCGCCCGCTAG
- a CDS encoding (R)-mandelonitrile lyase, with the protein MKFIKQQPSSKAPADWFTGDVWWDVIVAGQEPSRMRANLVRFSPGARTNWHSHAVGQTLHVVSGIALIGTRDGTVFEAHPGETVACPPNEEHWHGATPDRFMEHIALWEGTGDGTPETTWAEPVTDRHYNGPRTRNQ; encoded by the coding sequence ATGAAATTCATCAAGCAGCAGCCCAGCAGCAAGGCCCCGGCGGACTGGTTCACCGGCGACGTGTGGTGGGACGTCATCGTGGCCGGCCAGGAACCCTCCAGGATGCGCGCCAACCTGGTCCGCTTCTCGCCGGGCGCCCGCACCAACTGGCATTCCCACGCTGTGGGCCAGACCCTGCACGTCGTTTCCGGCATCGCCCTGATCGGCACCCGGGACGGCACCGTCTTCGAGGCCCACCCCGGCGAGACCGTCGCCTGCCCGCCGAACGAGGAACACTGGCACGGCGCCACGCCCGACCGGTTCATGGAGCACATCGCCCTGTGGGAGGGCACCGGTGACGGCACCCCCGAGACCACCTGGGCCGAGCCCGTCACCGACCGGCACTACAACGGCCCCCGCACCCGCAACCAGTAG
- a CDS encoding (2Fe-2S)-binding protein, with protein sequence MSTELPESAVPPPTRRTFIATSTAVGGAVVAGGVIGGSFLAAPEEVAAAEAPPSSRVSLTVNGTRRTVTVDNRTSLLDLLREHFDLTGSKKGCNAGACGACTVLVDGQRVNSCLTLAVRLEDAEVTTIEGLADGDRLHPLQQAFIDEDAFQCGYCTPGQIVSGVGCIQEGHTGSPEEIREWMSGNICRCGCYVKIVRAVEQTVARK encoded by the coding sequence ATGTCCACTGAACTCCCTGAGTCTGCCGTTCCACCGCCCACTCGGCGCACCTTCATCGCCACCAGCACGGCGGTCGGTGGTGCGGTCGTCGCGGGCGGCGTGATCGGAGGATCATTCCTCGCGGCCCCGGAGGAGGTGGCCGCCGCCGAGGCGCCGCCCTCCAGCCGCGTGTCCCTGACGGTCAACGGCACCCGCCGGACCGTGACGGTCGACAACCGCACGTCGCTGCTGGACCTGCTGCGCGAGCACTTCGACCTGACCGGCTCCAAGAAAGGCTGCAACGCCGGGGCCTGCGGCGCGTGCACCGTGCTGGTCGACGGCCAGCGGGTCAACTCCTGTCTGACACTGGCCGTTCGCCTGGAGGACGCCGAGGTCACCACCATCGAGGGCTTGGCCGACGGCGACCGACTCCACCCGCTGCAGCAGGCGTTCATCGACGAGGACGCCTTCCAGTGCGGGTACTGCACCCCAGGCCAGATCGTCTCCGGTGTCGGCTGCATCCAGGAGGGCCACACCGGCTCTCCGGAGGAGATCCGGGAGTGGATGAGCGGCAACATCTGCCGCTGCGGCTGTTACGTGAAAATCGTGCGCGCGGTCGAGCAGACCGTCGCCCGGAAGTAA
- a CDS encoding FAD binding domain-containing protein, producing MHPFTYTRVSDTREALNAGRRGGRYIAGGTTLVDLMRETVERPEALVDISGLPLDEVTVTERGGLRIGALVTMSEAAAHRKVRTLFPVISEALELSASAQLRNMATIGGNIMQRTRCTYFRDVTADCNRREPGSGCAALEGVNRTHAILGTSDACVATHPSDVAVAFAALEAQVRLLGPDGERQVPFADFLLRPGSTPNREQALRKGELITAVEIPALPRPLKSGYLKVRDRQSYEFALNSAAVALHVRGGVIREARVAAGGVGTVPWKLPAVERHLVGERPSDALWTAAAAKAAEGARPLQHNRFKVELLQRTVERQLRIVGGTK from the coding sequence ATGCATCCCTTCACCTACACGCGCGTGTCCGACACGCGGGAAGCCCTCAACGCCGGTCGCCGCGGAGGGCGTTACATCGCCGGCGGCACCACGCTGGTCGACCTGATGCGGGAGACCGTCGAGCGCCCCGAGGCGTTGGTCGACATCAGCGGTCTGCCGCTGGACGAGGTCACCGTCACCGAGCGCGGCGGGCTGCGTATCGGTGCGCTGGTGACCATGTCCGAGGCCGCCGCCCACCGCAAAGTGCGCACCCTGTTCCCGGTCATCTCCGAGGCGCTGGAGCTGAGCGCGTCGGCACAGTTGCGGAACATGGCCACCATCGGCGGCAACATCATGCAGCGCACCCGGTGCACGTACTTCCGTGATGTGACCGCCGACTGCAACAGGCGCGAGCCCGGTTCCGGCTGTGCGGCACTGGAGGGCGTCAACCGTACGCACGCCATCCTGGGCACCTCCGACGCCTGCGTGGCCACCCACCCCTCCGACGTCGCCGTGGCGTTCGCGGCGCTTGAGGCGCAGGTGCGCCTGCTGGGTCCGGACGGGGAGCGCCAGGTCCCCTTCGCAGACTTCCTGTTGCGGCCGGGCAGCACCCCGAACCGTGAACAGGCCCTCAGGAAGGGCGAGTTGATCACCGCGGTGGAGATACCCGCGTTGCCGCGTCCCCTGAAGTCGGGTTACCTGAAGGTGCGTGACCGGCAGTCCTACGAGTTCGCCCTGAACTCGGCGGCCGTAGCGCTGCATGTGCGCGGCGGGGTGATCCGCGAGGCACGAGTGGCCGCCGGAGGGGTGGGCACGGTGCCGTGGAAGCTGCCGGCCGTCGAGCGGCACCTCGTCGGCGAGCGCCCCTCGGACGCGTTGTGGACGGCCGCTGCCGCCAAGGCGGCGGAAGGCGCCCGTCCCCTTCAACACAACCGGTTCAAGGTCGAGTTGCTCCAGCGGACCGTCGAACGCCAGCTGCGCATCGTAGGAGGTACCAAGTGA
- a CDS encoding xanthine dehydrogenase family protein molybdopterin-binding subunit yields the protein MSPQPQAAVGAPLSRVDGRLKVTGKAQYAAEFDVDGAVHAVIVDASIGRGRITSIDTGAAEAQPGVLRVIHHGNAPKLPYRDNAGSNNPPGRRQRVFQDDRVLFHGQPVAVVVATTLEAAQHGASLVKVEYDAEQPSTDLHDGERDKPTNYARGDAEAGLRDAPVRLDLTYQLARNHHNPMEPHATIARWDGNKLTVWDKTQWVMGTHDELAAVFGLPTESVRVINPFVGGGFGSGLRCWPHSVVAALAARETKRPVKLVLSRKQMYFGTGFRPSYEYRLRLGSDRRGRLTAAIHDIDAETSSYETFTEAVMGAGQMLYSMPNVSQAYRTVPLDVNTPIWMRGPGFASASFVIESAMDELAHKLGVDPIELRRRNEPNEDESSNLPFSTRRLRECYTVGAREFGWQRRSARPRSRREGDWLIGLGMAAGVYDPGRYPAQARARLDADGTAVVEAATSDMGPGTYTSQTQVAADALGLTMRTVTFRLGDSLYPPTSPHGGSATMASVGTAVHDACNQVRQQAIKLAVEDRESPLYGVKADDVVVRGGRLHVQGTPTRGETYRTLLARNNRTHLEAGGSYTGPPSPERHSYHAYNATFAEVAVDATLGLVRVRRMLGVYDTGRIINPKLADSQAIGGIVGGIGTALLEHTATDHRDGRIVNANLADYLVPVNADVPDVRAIYLDGEDNDGNALGVKGLGEVVQVGVAAAIGNAVFNATGRRIRELPIAAEALL from the coding sequence GTGAGCCCCCAGCCGCAGGCAGCCGTGGGTGCGCCGCTGTCCCGGGTGGACGGCCGGCTGAAGGTCACGGGCAAGGCGCAGTACGCCGCCGAGTTCGATGTCGACGGGGCGGTGCACGCCGTCATCGTGGACGCGAGCATCGGCCGCGGCCGCATCACATCGATCGACACCGGCGCCGCCGAAGCCCAGCCGGGCGTGCTGCGGGTGATCCACCACGGCAACGCACCGAAGCTGCCGTACCGCGACAACGCCGGGTCGAACAACCCGCCGGGCCGGCGGCAGCGGGTCTTCCAGGACGACCGGGTGCTCTTCCACGGCCAGCCGGTCGCCGTCGTGGTCGCCACCACCCTCGAGGCCGCGCAGCACGGCGCGAGCCTGGTCAAGGTCGAGTACGACGCCGAGCAGCCCTCGACCGACCTGCACGATGGGGAGCGGGACAAGCCGACGAACTACGCGCGCGGCGATGCGGAAGCGGGCCTGCGCGACGCTCCCGTACGGCTGGATCTGACGTACCAACTGGCGCGCAATCACCACAATCCGATGGAGCCGCACGCCACCATCGCCCGCTGGGACGGCAACAAGCTGACCGTGTGGGACAAGACGCAGTGGGTGATGGGCACGCATGACGAGCTCGCGGCCGTGTTCGGCCTGCCCACGGAGTCGGTGCGCGTCATCAATCCGTTCGTCGGCGGCGGCTTCGGCAGCGGGCTGCGCTGCTGGCCGCACAGTGTCGTCGCCGCCCTGGCCGCGCGGGAGACGAAGCGTCCGGTCAAGCTGGTGCTGAGCCGCAAACAGATGTACTTCGGCACCGGCTTTAGGCCGTCGTACGAGTACCGGCTGCGCCTCGGCAGCGACCGGCGCGGCCGGCTGACCGCCGCGATCCACGACATCGACGCCGAGACCTCGTCGTACGAGACGTTCACCGAGGCCGTGATGGGCGCGGGGCAGATGCTCTACAGCATGCCGAACGTCAGCCAGGCGTACCGGACGGTCCCCCTGGACGTGAACACCCCGATCTGGATGCGTGGCCCCGGCTTCGCCTCGGCGTCGTTCGTGATCGAGTCGGCCATGGACGAACTCGCGCACAAGCTGGGCGTCGACCCGATCGAGCTGCGCCGGCGCAACGAACCGAACGAGGACGAATCGAGCAACCTGCCGTTCTCCACCCGTCGGCTGCGCGAGTGCTACACCGTCGGCGCCCGCGAGTTCGGCTGGCAGCGCCGCTCCGCCCGGCCACGTTCGAGGCGCGAGGGCGACTGGCTGATCGGCCTGGGTATGGCCGCCGGTGTCTACGACCCCGGGCGTTACCCCGCACAGGCCCGGGCCCGCCTCGATGCCGACGGTACCGCCGTGGTCGAGGCGGCCACCAGTGACATGGGGCCGGGCACCTACACCTCCCAGACCCAGGTCGCCGCCGACGCCCTCGGGCTGACCATGCGCACGGTCACCTTCCGGCTCGGCGACTCCCTCTACCCGCCGACCTCGCCGCACGGCGGCTCCGCGACCATGGCCAGCGTCGGCACCGCCGTCCACGACGCCTGCAACCAGGTGCGGCAGCAGGCGATCAAGCTGGCCGTCGAGGACCGCGAGTCGCCGCTGTACGGGGTGAAGGCGGACGACGTGGTCGTACGCGGCGGCCGGCTGCACGTGCAGGGCACCCCGACCCGCGGCGAGACGTACCGGACGCTACTGGCCCGCAACAACCGCACCCACCTCGAAGCGGGCGGCTCCTACACCGGGCCGCCCAGCCCAGAGCGGCACTCCTACCACGCCTACAACGCCACCTTCGCCGAGGTCGCCGTCGACGCGACCCTGGGCCTCGTACGGGTCAGGCGCATGCTCGGCGTGTACGACACGGGCCGCATCATCAACCCCAAGCTCGCCGACAGCCAGGCGATCGGCGGCATCGTGGGCGGCATCGGCACGGCCCTCCTTGAGCACACGGCCACCGACCACCGCGACGGCCGGATCGTCAACGCCAACCTCGCCGACTACCTCGTCCCCGTCAACGCCGACGTCCCCGACGTCAGGGCGATCTACCTGGACGGCGAGGACAACGACGGCAACGCGCTCGGCGTCAAGGGGCTCGGCGAGGTCGTCCAGGTGGGGGTGGCGGCCGCGATCGGCAACGCGGTCTTCAACGCCACCGGCCGCCGCATCCGCGAACTGCCCATCGCCGCCGAGGCGTTGCTCTGA
- a CDS encoding XdhC family protein codes for MLNIADTLHRWCREARPFALATVVGVRGSAPLPVGTSVAVDEDGTAVGSISGGCVEGAVYELCRQVLHDRGAPQRTWFGYSDDDAFAVGLTCGGELDVFVQRIDPAAQPHLVTALSEIDRGRPVAVAQVVDGPEYLLGSTLRVLGGDHAAHGRVDGGPADRAVADQARALLRAGRTNRVDIGGEGDGCHDRLSVLVHVQASRPRLLVFGAVDFAAALSQAGRFLGYRVTVCDARPVFATTARFPHADEVVVDWPHRYLERAEVDERTAVCVLTHDAKFDIPLLRLALDLPVAYVGAMGSRRTHDERLRLLRQEGVTADELARLRSPIGLDLGARTPEETAVSITAEIIAQANQGTGRPLTRITGPIHRPSSTRQWTRPEPSRPSRSPDRPPELALPANGVTSHGSGR; via the coding sequence ATGCTCAACATCGCGGACACACTGCACCGCTGGTGCCGCGAGGCACGCCCCTTCGCCCTGGCCACCGTGGTCGGCGTGCGCGGCAGCGCCCCTCTGCCGGTCGGTACGTCGGTCGCGGTGGACGAGGACGGCACCGCGGTCGGCAGCATCTCCGGCGGCTGCGTCGAGGGCGCGGTCTACGAACTGTGCCGACAGGTGCTCCACGACCGGGGCGCTCCGCAGCGGACCTGGTTCGGCTACTCCGACGACGACGCCTTCGCAGTCGGCCTGACCTGCGGCGGCGAACTCGACGTCTTCGTCCAGCGCATCGATCCCGCAGCCCAGCCACACTTGGTCACGGCCCTCTCCGAGATCGACCGAGGGCGACCGGTCGCCGTGGCACAGGTCGTGGACGGCCCGGAGTACCTTCTCGGCTCCACGCTGAGAGTGCTCGGCGGTGACCACGCCGCCCACGGGCGCGTGGACGGCGGACCGGCGGACCGGGCGGTGGCCGACCAGGCCAGGGCCCTGCTGCGGGCCGGCCGCACCAACCGCGTCGACATCGGCGGGGAGGGAGACGGATGCCATGACCGGCTGTCCGTCCTCGTCCACGTGCAAGCGTCCCGGCCGCGCCTGCTGGTCTTCGGCGCGGTCGACTTCGCCGCCGCCCTCAGCCAGGCCGGCCGCTTCCTCGGTTACCGGGTCACCGTCTGCGACGCCCGCCCCGTCTTCGCCACGACCGCACGCTTCCCCCACGCGGACGAAGTGGTGGTCGACTGGCCCCACCGCTACCTCGAACGCGCCGAGGTGGACGAACGCACCGCCGTATGCGTCCTCACCCACGACGCCAAGTTCGACATCCCCCTGCTGCGCCTGGCCCTCGACCTGCCCGTCGCCTACGTGGGCGCCATGGGCTCCCGGCGCACCCACGACGAGCGCCTGCGACTCCTGCGTCAGGAGGGCGTCACGGCAGACGAGTTGGCGCGGCTGCGTTCCCCGATCGGCCTCGACCTCGGAGCCCGCACACCCGAGGAGACGGCGGTCTCCATCACCGCGGAGATCATCGCCCAGGCCAACCAGGGAACGGGTCGGCCCCTGACCCGGATCACCGGCCCGATCCACCGGCCGAGTTCTACAAGGCAATGGACGAGGCCCGAGCCGTCAAGGCCCTCCCGAAGCCCTGACCGGCCGCCGGAGTTGGCCCTACCGGCCAACGGCGTTACGTCGCACGGTAGCGGGCGCTGA
- a CDS encoding aldo/keto reductase → MQYAHLGRTGLKVSRLALGTMNFGDATDEATSFQIMDSALEAGINLFDTADVYGGPQSPYMEQGYGLSEEIIGSWLAKGGGRREQIVLATKVYQPMGTGPNDKYLSAYKIRKAAEDSLRRLQTDHIDLYQMHHIDRSTPWEEIWQAMEQLVREGKVTYVGSSNFAGWQIATAQNAATSRRFLGLVSEQSLYNLSARTIELEVIPALRHYGLGLIPWSPLGGGLLGGALKKAQEGRRATPKTQDAIERYRPQLEAYEALCAEIGEQPADVALAWLLHNPVLTATIVGPRTPEQLATSRHALDVHLSKETLDKLDEIWPGPGGEAPEAYAW, encoded by the coding sequence ATGCAGTACGCACACCTGGGCCGCACCGGCCTGAAGGTCAGCCGTCTCGCGCTGGGCACCATGAACTTCGGCGACGCGACGGACGAAGCCACCAGCTTCCAGATCATGGACTCCGCGCTGGAGGCCGGCATCAATCTATTCGACACCGCCGACGTCTACGGCGGGCCGCAGTCTCCTTACATGGAGCAGGGGTACGGGTTGTCCGAGGAGATCATCGGGAGCTGGCTCGCCAAGGGCGGCGGCCGGCGGGAGCAGATCGTGCTGGCGACGAAGGTGTACCAGCCGATGGGCACCGGCCCGAACGACAAGTACCTGTCCGCGTACAAGATCCGGAAGGCCGCGGAGGACAGCCTGCGGCGCCTTCAGACCGACCACATCGACCTCTACCAGATGCACCACATCGACCGGTCGACTCCCTGGGAGGAGATCTGGCAGGCGATGGAACAGCTGGTACGCGAGGGCAAGGTGACCTACGTCGGCAGCAGCAACTTCGCCGGCTGGCAGATCGCGACCGCGCAGAACGCCGCCACCTCCCGCCGCTTCCTCGGCCTGGTGTCCGAGCAGAGCCTGTACAACCTGTCCGCCCGCACCATCGAACTCGAAGTGATCCCGGCACTTCGCCACTACGGGCTCGGCCTGATCCCGTGGAGCCCCCTGGGCGGCGGGCTGCTCGGCGGAGCACTGAAGAAGGCACAGGAAGGCCGCCGCGCGACGCCGAAGACGCAGGACGCCATTGAGCGGTACCGGCCTCAGCTGGAGGCGTACGAGGCGTTGTGCGCCGAGATCGGCGAACAGCCCGCCGACGTCGCTCTGGCCTGGCTGCTGCACAACCCGGTCCTCACCGCCACGATCGTCGGCCCTCGCACCCCCGAACAGCTCGCGACCAGTCGGCACGCCCTCGACGTGCACCTGTCGAAGGAAACGCTGGACAAGCTCGACGAGATCTGGCCCGGCCCCGGCGGCGAAGCCCCCGAAGCGTATGCCTGGTAG
- a CDS encoding acyl-CoA dehydrogenase family protein — translation MADPLLFNPRTYDPAQFDPETRRLLRATVDWFEDRGKRRLIEDYRSRAWLADFLAFAAKEGLFATFLTPASAAGHKDQRWDTARIAALNEIFGFYGLDYWYAWQVTILGLGPVWQSDNTAARTRAAELLAQGEVFAFGLSEKAHGADIYSTDMLLTPDDNGGFRATGSKYYIGNGNAAGLVSVFGRRTDIEGPDGYVFFAADSRHPAYHLVKNVVDSSKYVSEFRLEDYPVGPDDVLHTGRAAFDAALNTVNVGKFNLCTASIGICEHAMYEAVTHAHNRILYGRPVTAFPHVRRELADAYVRLVGMKLFSDRAVDYFRSASSDDRRYLLFNPMTKMKVTTEGEKVIDLMWDVIAAKGFEKDTYFAQAAVEIRGLPKLEGTVHVNLALILKFMRNHLLHPAEFAAVPTRLDAADDAFLFAQGPARGLGSVRFHDWRPAYDAYAGVPNVARFREQADALCEFVATAAPDEEQSRDLDLLLAVGQLFALVVHGQLILEQARLTDLDEDVLDELFSVLVRDFSAFAVELHGKDSATVDQQRWALGAVRRPVVDEARSGRVWERVAALSGSYEMAP, via the coding sequence ATGGCCGACCCTCTCCTCTTCAACCCCCGTACCTACGACCCGGCGCAGTTCGACCCCGAGACCCGCAGGTTGCTGCGTGCCACCGTCGACTGGTTCGAGGACCGCGGCAAGCGCAGGCTCATCGAGGACTACCGTTCCCGCGCATGGCTGGCCGACTTCCTCGCATTCGCAGCCAAGGAAGGACTGTTCGCCACCTTCCTCACCCCGGCGTCCGCCGCCGGACACAAGGACCAGCGCTGGGACACAGCCCGGATCGCCGCCCTCAACGAGATCTTCGGGTTCTACGGTCTCGACTACTGGTACGCATGGCAGGTGACCATCCTCGGCCTCGGACCGGTCTGGCAGAGCGACAACACCGCAGCTCGTACTCGCGCGGCGGAACTCCTCGCCCAGGGTGAGGTGTTCGCCTTCGGTCTCTCCGAGAAGGCCCATGGCGCCGACATCTACTCCACCGACATGCTGCTGACGCCGGACGACAACGGCGGCTTCAGGGCGACGGGCTCCAAGTACTACATCGGCAACGGCAATGCCGCCGGGCTCGTCTCGGTCTTCGGCCGACGCACCGACATCGAGGGCCCCGACGGCTACGTCTTCTTCGCCGCCGACAGCCGCCACCCGGCCTATCACCTCGTGAAGAACGTCGTCGACTCCTCGAAGTACGTCAGCGAGTTCCGTCTCGAGGACTACCCGGTGGGTCCGGACGACGTCCTGCACACGGGTCGCGCCGCCTTCGACGCCGCCCTCAACACCGTCAACGTCGGCAAGTTCAACCTCTGCACCGCCTCGATCGGCATCTGCGAGCACGCGATGTACGAGGCGGTCACCCACGCGCACAACCGCATCCTGTACGGCCGCCCCGTCACCGCCTTCCCGCACGTGCGCCGCGAGCTCGCCGACGCGTACGTCCGCCTCGTCGGCATGAAGCTGTTCAGCGACCGCGCCGTCGACTACTTCCGCTCTGCCTCGTCGGACGACCGCCGCTATCTGCTGTTCAATCCGATGACGAAGATGAAGGTGACCACGGAGGGCGAGAAGGTCATCGACCTGATGTGGGACGTGATCGCCGCCAAGGGATTCGAAAAAGACACCTACTTCGCCCAGGCCGCCGTCGAGATCCGCGGGCTGCCCAAGCTCGAGGGCACGGTGCACGTCAACCTCGCGCTGATCCTCAAGTTCATGCGCAACCACCTCCTGCACCCGGCCGAGTTCGCGGCCGTGCCGACCCGCCTCGACGCGGCTGACGACGCGTTCCTCTTCGCGCAGGGACCGGCCCGTGGCCTTGGCTCCGTGCGCTTCCACGACTGGCGCCCCGCCTACGACGCCTACGCCGGGGTGCCGAACGTCGCCCGCTTCCGGGAGCAGGCCGACGCCCTGTGCGAGTTCGTCGCCACCGCGGCCCCCGACGAGGAGCAGAGCCGCGACCTCGATCTTCTCCTCGCCGTCGGCCAGCTGTTCGCGCTGGTGGTGCACGGCCAACTGATCCTGGAGCAGGCCCGTCTGACGGACCTTGACGAGGATGTGCTCGACGAGCTGTTCTCCGTCCTCGTCCGCGACTTCTCCGCCTTCGCCGTCGAACTGCATGGCAAGGACTCCGCCACTGTGGATCAGCAGCGCTGGGCGCTCGGTGCCGTCCGGCGTCCCGTCGTCGACGAAGCGCGTTCGGGGCGCGTCTGGGAGCGTGTGGCGGCACTGTCCGGGTCGTACGAGATGGCGCCGTGA
- a CDS encoding PadR family transcriptional regulator: MALEHAILVSLLEKPGSGYELARRFERSIGYFWTATHQQIYRVLKRMESEGLLAVRELSQQSRPDKKEYSVVGPGRAALSEWLHESIQPESMRHELAVKIRGAAFDDPSVLIREVERHRQVHIDRLAHYLAGELRDFTGPAAPTPLDAGQELQHVVLRGGIAYERMTIAWLDDVLATLRRLGTSQPHA, from the coding sequence ATGGCCCTCGAGCACGCGATCCTCGTCTCCCTGCTGGAGAAGCCGGGCTCCGGCTATGAGCTGGCCCGGCGGTTCGAACGGTCCATCGGATACTTCTGGACCGCCACGCACCAGCAGATCTACCGCGTTCTCAAGCGCATGGAGAGCGAGGGCCTGCTCGCCGTCCGTGAACTCTCGCAGCAGAGCCGACCGGACAAGAAGGAGTACTCCGTGGTAGGTCCCGGCCGAGCCGCCCTCTCTGAGTGGCTGCACGAATCGATCCAACCCGAGAGCATGCGGCACGAACTCGCCGTGAAGATCCGCGGCGCGGCCTTTGACGACCCGTCTGTGCTGATCCGTGAGGTCGAACGGCACCGCCAGGTGCACATCGACCGGCTCGCGCACTATCTGGCCGGGGAGCTGCGCGACTTCACCGGCCCGGCGGCCCCCACCCCGCTCGACGCCGGTCAGGAACTGCAGCACGTCGTGCTGCGTGGCGGCATCGCGTACGAGCGGATGACGATCGCCTGGCTCGACGACGTCCTCGCCACCCTCCGCCGGCTCGGCACGTCACAGCCGCACGCCTGA